A stretch of DNA from Triticum dicoccoides isolate Atlit2015 ecotype Zavitan chromosome 2A, WEW_v2.0, whole genome shotgun sequence:
AGGATTTCAGCTTCGTGGAGCTAATCCGTTCGGCAGCGTCTTCTATCTGGAGTTTGTGAAGCTGGGAGTGGGAGAGGTTCAAAACAGGCCCTTATAGAGCAATCCTTAAAGTACATGCCAAGTTTTTGGAGGTTTCCAACTTGATCACGTCGTGGTTCACAGCTTCGGTAGCTCTTCTTTTTTAGTGATTGGCGGGCCATAAGCCCAACCCATGGATTGCAGGCCGTACAGATTAGTACTTCTTAGTTCATGACACCGTCAAAAGCCCTTGAACTGCAGGTTTATTTTCAAATAGCAAAACTAAAACAGGTTATTTTTGCGTGTGACTGATGTGTTGGTGTCCGTTCCAaaaataattttttgagaaaaggtGCCCGTTTCAGGTGTCACAAGACCTACCTAAAGTACATAGCCAGGCCCAGTATAGCCTTCGTGCGCCAATCCAGCCCATCCCATCCCAGCCCAGCCACGGCGTCCCCTGCGACTCTAGTTCGCGCCGtgggctctgccgccgccgccgccctccgaggACCCGCCGCTCGCCGTCTGCGCGAACGCGCTTCTCCCTCCGGAACCGCGCCAACTACAAGCCCCACCTAATCGCCCCCCAACTGAAGTCGCGCCCCCTCCCCGACGCCAACCTTCATCTGTGAAGCGCCGGCGGCGGCCTCCACCGCCACCACCAGGTAAGGCTTCGTTCTTTCTCTTTCCTTTGTTCCTTCGTTGCAATTGTTCGGCGAATGGAAGCTAACAGATAGAGAGAGGGCTCCATCTCTGACTGGCAGCGACCTGTGTGCTGAGGTGAAAATTTCAGAGGGTACATCGTGGGCAGTTTAGGTTATTTCACATGAGGGTATTTGGTGTAAACAGTTGGGGCATGTAAAATCCACTCCCCCTTAAGAGTTGTTGTATCGTCTGCAGTCCCGATCTTTGGTAAATTAATTTGCTAGCTGTTTAGCACAAAGTACAAAGGGACTGAAAGGATTTACTTTTTTGCCAGGCAATCCTAGTTGTGTATTTCGCCTACTGCAAACATTCCCTGGATAGTTGTATCTTGTGTATTCAGTTCTTGCTTCTGAACTCTGTAGGTAATCTGGTTGGTGAAGTGCAGGATTTACTGCTGTACAAGTGCAAATTCTTGTTGGGGATGGCAAAGGAAGCTGAGAAAGATAAACAAAttgctgaggaggaggaggaggaagaagaagaagagtatgtCTTGCTAGAGTTAGATGATGTTCATTATTCCTGCATACAACCAAATGCCCCTTATATACTCTCTGTAAGTTGGTTTCATCTCACAGTATGCAGCTTACTGGTACAAAAGGACATTAGGCTCTGTTGTAAATGTAATTAAGAAGATGTGGTGTCTCTAAATTGTCCTTAAGCACTTTTGTCATATTGATATATATAAAGAAAGAGTTCACTTTAGATTTGATTATATCAGAAATGTTTAAATGGCCAATAGAGTCCCAGAGCAAATTATTTTTTTGTTTGCACTAAGATGAAGCAGTAGGTTATGTGCTGGTTATCTAAGAGAGTTCTTGCCATTAGTATGTTCCACTTCTTACATGAAAGGGCTATATATGTTTCTTGTGTTTGGAGCAACCTTCCTTCAGATTTGTTTTTAGGTTGCCATAGTCAATGGATACCGTTATCAGATACAAATTCCTGTTCAAGTTGTGTCTATGTCTGTTTCGTAGATTCATGGCAACAAGCTAGGTAGTTATGCGTTTAGTGATCGTCTTGTTGGCTTATTTGAGCTACCTGTACAATTTTGCTTACCGCCTTTATGTGTAGTTCGCTAAGTTATTTGTAATCTTCTTTTTCAGGGTTTGGATACATTGACTCCTACCTTGGTAGTAGGTGATGGCCTGAAGATGGTGAGTATTATTCATGTTATGTTCGCTTTTGAAGACGTTTACTTGTCAAGTTAAGGGGcattattcttttttttttgcggggagttAAAGGGCACTATTCTATAGTTGTTTGAAGTTTATCTTATTGAACTTTTGGCACGGATGTTTTATATGGCTGCCATCTATAATAAACCATACCTTTGAGACATGGAGTGAATTTGTTGGTAGGGGTGTAGATCTTTCATATTGTATGAATGTACAACTAATGTATCATTGTTAGAACTTTACTTTGGGTGCTAATGTAATTTGTTTAATGAATGAATAAAGTTCGATCGCCTCCAAAAGGGAACTTTACTTGGGGTTCATATTTTAGAACGATATATCTGgatacacccatttatctggatatgTTAAAACTTTTTCATAATAGGAGACTGTCTGGAGAATATATTGAGAAAATATTGTGAGTTATTCTTTGTGTCTATTATGGTGAATAAATAGATGGAACTAAGGTTCATGTGAACTCCATAATTGTTTGTGATAGCTTTAGCACTAACAAGCACTGTGTTAGCTGATGTTACCTGTACCAGTTAACTTCATtggtttttcttcctttttttttcttctgttgtttaAATATTGGAATCTCTACTTTAGGGCTTCTAGTTGTTAACCTAGTTGCTGAGTGAGCTGGTGGCTGATGCCTTGTTTAATGGCAGATTGGAGAATACGAAGAAACGGTTGGCACATGCTATTTATTTTCAGAAAGTGGTGAGTGTTTGCATCCCTCTGCAGCCTCTTTCTTTGCAGCAAACATTTCGCATGTCCTGTTAAATCCCATAACCGAGTTTTGTACATTAACCTGATACCCTGTGAATACGATGATGCCGTTTCCTTCAGATTTCCATGCTTGTTTCGTATGAGATGGCACCTTGTTCACACATAGCATGTTTTTATCTAACTTG
This window harbors:
- the LOC119355781 gene encoding uncharacterized protein LOC119355781; translated protein: MAKEAEKDKQIAEEEEEEEEEEYVLLELDDVHYSCIQPNAPYILSGLDTLTPTLVVGDGLKMIGEYEETVGTCYLFSESDAPPKPVHGEPAPPKENKDKQGRNIKEAPPKEVKHLTSVHKILKFRSTSEGRQEHRAYRYRDKEF